One segment of Gammaproteobacteria bacterium DNA contains the following:
- a CDS encoding response regulator transcription factor: MCKKSFRARGAKPPADDVISTVTTHVRRIYDKLGVHNKIELMNRLLSA, encoded by the coding sequence CTGTGTAAGAAAAGTTTTCGAGCGAGAGGTGCGAAGCCGCCCGCGGACGACGTTATTTCCACCGTCACCACCCACGTCCGCCGGATCTACGACAAGCTCGGCGTGCACAACAAAATCGAGCTGATGAACAGGCTGTTGAGCGCCTGA
- the ispA gene encoding (2E,6E)-farnesyl diphosphate synthase — MPSSNRLRPITTPIITTPIMDTEARLHALSARVERALDEWLPAEQVQPGILHKAMRYSALGGGKRVRPALVYATGTALGSALDSLDGIACAVELIHAYSLIHDDLPAMDDDDLRRGKPSCHKAFDEATAILAGDAMQALAFYILAHDRRIASDPAVRIEMVASLALASGSRGMAGGQAIDLASVGAQLDIAQLEAMHIHKTGALIRASVMMSAAGCSGLDASRRDDLDHFAKCIGLAFQIRDDILDVEGDTATLGKTQGADHARDKPTYPALMGLEQAKSRARDLHDDALASLSGFDGRADLLRDIARYIVMRIK, encoded by the coding sequence ATGCCGTCGTCGAACCGTTTGAGACCCATAACAACGCCGATAATAACAACGCCGATAATGGACACTGAGGCGCGGCTGCACGCGCTGTCCGCGAGAGTCGAGCGTGCGCTCGACGAATGGCTGCCAGCGGAGCAGGTACAGCCCGGCATTCTGCACAAGGCCATGCGCTATTCCGCTCTGGGTGGTGGCAAACGTGTGCGCCCGGCGCTGGTGTACGCGACCGGGACCGCGCTCGGTAGCGCGCTGGACAGTCTGGACGGCATCGCCTGCGCTGTAGAGTTGATTCACGCCTATTCACTGATCCATGACGATCTGCCTGCGATGGACGACGACGACCTGCGGCGCGGCAAACCTTCGTGCCACAAGGCCTTCGACGAAGCCACGGCGATCCTGGCGGGCGACGCCATGCAGGCGCTGGCGTTCTACATACTGGCGCACGATCGCCGAATCGCTAGCGATCCGGCCGTGCGCATCGAGATGGTGGCATCGCTGGCGCTGGCGTCTGGCTCACGGGGCATGGCCGGAGGTCAGGCCATCGATCTGGCGTCGGTGGGCGCGCAGCTGGATATCGCGCAGCTGGAGGCCATGCACATTCACAAGACCGGCGCGCTGATTCGCGCCAGTGTGATGATGTCGGCCGCGGGCTGTAGCGGTCTGGATGCTTCGCGCCGCGACGACCTGGACCATTTCGCGAAATGTATCGGCCTCGCATTCCAGATCCGCGACGATATCCTGGACGTCGAGGGGGATACCGCCACGCTCGGCAAGACGCAGGGCGCGGACCATGCACGCGACAAACCGACCTATCCCGCGCTAATGGGTCTGGAGCAGGCCAAATCGCGCGCGCGCGATCTGCACGACGACGCACTGGCGAGCCTCTCCGGTTTCGACGGGCGCGCCGACCTGCTGCGCGACATCGCGCGCTATATCGTCATGCGGATCAAATAA
- a CDS encoding exodeoxyribonuclease VII small subunit, with protein MARKKTSIDFEKSLTELESLVERLEQGDLTLEESLKTFERGVALTRACQAALKQAEQKVEILTTRGGHAVVEPFETHNNADNNNADNGH; from the coding sequence GTGGCGCGCAAAAAGACATCCATCGACTTCGAAAAGTCCCTGACGGAGCTGGAATCTCTGGTGGAGCGTCTCGAGCAGGGCGATTTGACGCTGGAAGAGTCGCTAAAGACCTTCGAACGTGGGGTGGCGCTTACGCGCGCATGCCAGGCCGCGCTCAAGCAAGCCGAACAGAAAGTCGAAATCCTGACCACCCGGGGGGGCCATGCCGTCGTCGAACCGTTTGAGACCCATAACAACGCCGATAATAACAACGCCGATAATGGACACTGA
- a CDS encoding aldo/keto reductase, whose translation MQTRQLGDSELEFTTVGLGTWAIGGGDWDFGWGPQDDKESVAAIQRALGLGVNWIDTAAIYGLGHAEEVVAKAIAGRRDQVIVATKCGLRWKEGGTTPFGQLDSASVREEAEASLRRLDVDVIDLYQVHWPNPDEDVEEAWSTIAKLIEEGKVRYAGVSNFTVAQLERIQKIHPVTSLQPPYSMLERGVEDDLLEYCAAHNIGVIAYSPMKAGLLTGKYTRQKIDALPKEDWRRGSDQFKEPLLTANLKLIEQLKPIAERNDLSMGQLAIAWVLRRPEVTAAIVGARRPQQIEETVKAGDKPLSRTDIEKIQALLAEHERASR comes from the coding sequence ATGCAGACACGTCAACTTGGAGACAGCGAACTCGAATTCACCACAGTGGGCCTGGGCACCTGGGCGATTGGCGGCGGCGACTGGGATTTCGGCTGGGGCCCGCAGGACGACAAGGAATCCGTCGCCGCCATCCAGCGCGCACTAGGTCTAGGCGTCAACTGGATCGATACGGCCGCGATTTACGGCCTGGGCCACGCGGAAGAGGTGGTCGCAAAGGCCATTGCCGGGCGGCGCGATCAGGTTATCGTCGCGACCAAATGCGGGCTGCGCTGGAAAGAGGGCGGTACCACGCCGTTCGGCCAGCTCGATTCTGCCAGCGTGCGCGAAGAGGCGGAAGCAAGCCTCAGACGCCTCGACGTGGACGTGATCGATTTATACCAGGTCCACTGGCCCAATCCCGATGAGGACGTCGAGGAGGCGTGGAGCACTATCGCCAAGCTGATCGAAGAAGGCAAGGTTCGCTACGCGGGCGTATCGAATTTCACGGTGGCGCAGCTTGAGCGCATCCAGAAAATCCACCCGGTGACTTCGCTGCAGCCGCCTTACAGCATGCTGGAACGCGGCGTGGAGGACGATTTACTGGAGTATTGCGCGGCCCATAATATCGGCGTGATCGCTTACAGCCCGATGAAGGCCGGCCTGCTGACGGGTAAATACACGCGGCAAAAAATCGACGCGCTGCCCAAAGAAGACTGGCGACGCGGCAGCGATCAGTTCAAAGAGCCGCTGTTAACCGCCAACCTGAAATTGATCGAGCAACTCAAGCCCATCGCGGAGCGCAACGACCTGAGCATGGGCCAACTCGCGATCGCCTGGGTGCTGCGACGGCCGGAAGTCACCGCTGCAATCGTCGGCGCCCGTCGTCCGCAACAAATCGAGGAAACGGTCAAGGCCGGCGACAAGCCCCTGTCGAGAACGGATATCGAAAAGATACAGGCGTTATTGGCCGAACATGAACGCGCGTCGCGCTGA
- a CDS encoding ester cyclase, with product MKTTIFKRNVLTSGLCAMLVWMASTTPGVADDDLMQAFNDYKATWNSHDVPALVAFYGENGTYSNPGTGKLSGEALAQWVGGLFTAIPDFKVTVVSADPVDEDTLAEQWVITGTWTKPFPGGQLAGKKPSGKSFTVPGADFQEWKDGRIVSTSAYYDQMALLTQIGVIPPPDENPQARAE from the coding sequence ATGAAAACTACGATATTTAAACGAAACGTGCTGACCTCGGGATTATGCGCCATGCTGGTCTGGATGGCTTCGACAACGCCTGGCGTTGCCGACGATGATCTGATGCAGGCTTTCAATGATTACAAGGCGACGTGGAATAGCCATGACGTGCCGGCGCTGGTCGCTTTCTATGGCGAGAACGGCACCTACTCGAATCCGGGCACAGGAAAATTGTCCGGCGAAGCGTTGGCGCAGTGGGTCGGCGGCCTGTTTACCGCCATTCCGGACTTCAAGGTCACAGTCGTGAGCGCGGATCCGGTAGACGAGGACACGCTGGCGGAGCAGTGGGTGATCACTGGCACATGGACCAAACCCTTCCCCGGCGGTCAGCTGGCGGGCAAGAAGCCCTCAGGCAAGTCATTCACCGTGCCGGGCGCGGATTTTCAGGAGTGGAAAGACGGCAGGATCGTGTCGACCAGCGCGTACTACGATCAGATGGCGTTGCTCACACAGATCGGTGTGATTCCGCCTCCGGACGAGAATCCGCAGGCGCGCGCGGAGTAA